The following proteins are encoded in a genomic region of Pseudoxanthomonas suwonensis 11-1:
- a CDS encoding lipocalin family protein gives MNEASKPVTVASVDLQRYLGTWYEIARLPMRHEPEDYTDITATYSLNPEGTVRVQNRARDKHGEPQESVGEAFVVEGSNNAKLEVTFLPDGLKWIPFTKGDYWILRLDPEYRTALVGSPDHKYLWLLSREPSLPAQVQQDLLDTARAQGYDLDDLILTPHTGNPVR, from the coding sequence ATGAACGAAGCTTCCAAGCCCGTGACCGTGGCCTCCGTCGACCTGCAGCGTTACCTCGGCACCTGGTACGAGATCGCGCGCCTGCCCATGCGCCACGAGCCCGAGGACTACACCGACATCACCGCGACCTACTCGCTCAACCCGGAAGGCACGGTGCGCGTACAGAACCGTGCGCGTGACAAGCATGGTGAGCCGCAGGAGTCCGTGGGCGAGGCCTTCGTGGTCGAGGGCAGCAACAATGCCAAGCTGGAAGTCACCTTCCTCCCGGACGGGCTGAAGTGGATCCCGTTCACCAAGGGCGACTACTGGATCCTGCGCCTGGACCCGGAATACCGCACCGCCCTGGTCGGCTCGCCCGACCACAAGTACCTGTGGCTGCTGTCGCGCGAGCCCTCGCTGCCGGCGCAGGTGCAGCAGGACTTGCTGGATACCGCACGTGCGCAGGGCTACGACCTGGATGACCTGATCCTTACGCCACACACGGGTAACCCGGTGCGCTGA